The following coding sequences are from one Phenylobacterium glaciei window:
- a CDS encoding class II aldolase/adducin family protein, translating into MADGSLAGVNSLKGKVSAEEWEARVDLAALYRLVALYGWDDMIYTHISARIPGPEHQFLINPYGMYFGEMTASSLVKIDLDGKILQDTPYFINPAGFTIHSAIHAAREDAKFVMHLHSDQGVAVAAQKEGLLPLSQHACIVLPRLAYHDYEGIALNLDERERLVADIGDKTLMLLRNHGTLSVGESAADCWTGMYYLERACQMQVMALSAGRENVLFAPEAAQTEVKGQVMRGIGGKLAWPGALRRLDRELPGYDA; encoded by the coding sequence ATGGCCGATGGTTCGCTTGCAGGCGTGAATTCTCTGAAGGGCAAGGTCAGCGCCGAGGAGTGGGAGGCCCGTGTGGACCTCGCCGCCCTCTACCGGCTGGTGGCGCTCTACGGGTGGGACGACATGATCTACACCCACATCTCGGCCCGGATTCCGGGGCCGGAGCACCAGTTCCTGATCAACCCCTACGGCATGTACTTCGGGGAGATGACCGCCTCGTCCCTGGTCAAGATCGACCTGGACGGCAAGATCCTCCAGGACACGCCCTACTTCATCAATCCGGCGGGTTTCACCATCCACTCGGCGATCCACGCCGCGCGCGAAGACGCAAAGTTCGTGATGCACCTGCACTCCGACCAGGGTGTCGCCGTCGCCGCCCAGAAGGAGGGCCTGCTGCCCCTGTCGCAGCATGCCTGCATCGTCCTGCCCAGGCTCGCCTATCACGACTATGAGGGGATCGCCCTGAACCTCGACGAGCGCGAGCGCCTGGTGGCCGATATCGGCGACAAGACCCTGATGTTGCTGCGCAATCACGGCACGCTCTCGGTGGGCGAAAGCGCCGCCGACTGCTGGACCGGCATGTATTACCTGGAACGCGCCTGCCAGATGCAGGTCATGGCCCTGTCGGCCGGACGCGAGAATGTGCTGTTCGCGCCCGAGGCCGCCCAAACCGAGGTCAAGGGCCAGGTCATGCGCGGCATCGGCGGCAAGCTGGCGTGGCCGGGCGCGCTTCGCCGCCTGGATCGCGAGCTGCCGGGCTACGACGCCTGA